One window of Sphingobacteriales bacterium genomic DNA carries:
- a CDS encoding TlpA family protein disulfide reductase: MQYFNKFYLTTLAILFISFSTVKGQEIGQEMPDFQLFGMEGDLIRLSNMKDKYVLVNFAQPNCPEYITVHPQLIALERKYSSKEFTNANGFEVINISLENDDNVVRQAISKYGGGVRYETMLPQMYEAKVVKDYGVTAPITRFLLGPGNRFLGKNLSFSDIDQLLESNQMVEEMFYRVFLAIFPINSEIFHQYTHISHLGQIYKEKNNTTTIASYLGTYYNYDDALYARDHAIEPVTIKHKLLPIEII, encoded by the coding sequence ATGCAATACTTTAACAAATTTTATCTAACCACACTTGCTATTCTTTTTATTTCTTTTTCCACTGTCAAAGGACAAGAAATTGGTCAGGAAATGCCCGATTTCCAACTTTTTGGTATGGAAGGTGATTTGATCAGATTAAGCAATATGAAAGATAAATATGTTTTAGTGAATTTCGCTCAACCTAATTGCCCTGAGTATATCACCGTACATCCACAACTAATCGCATTAGAAAGGAAATATAGTTCAAAAGAATTTACTAATGCAAATGGGTTTGAAGTAATCAATATTTCGCTCGAAAATGATGATAATGTTGTGCGACAAGCGATTTCCAAATATGGAGGGGGTGTTCGGTATGAAACGATGTTGCCTCAGATGTATGAAGCAAAAGTTGTGAAAGACTATGGCGTTACTGCTCCAATTACCCGATTTCTCTTGGGCCCCGGCAATCGTTTTCTTGGAAAGAATTTGTCCTTCTCTGATATTGACCAGTTGTTAGAAAGCAATCAAATGGTTGAAGAAATGTTTTATCGCGTTTTTCTGGCTATTTTCCCCATCAATTCAGAAATCTTTCACCAATACACTCATATATCCCATTTGGGTCAAATCTATAAAGAAAAAAATAACACCACCACCATTGCTTCTTATTTAGGCACCTATTACAACTATGATGATGCGCTTTATGCACGGGATCATGCAATTGAGCCGGTTACCATCAAGCACAAATTGTTACCTATA
- a CDS encoding 2-oxoacid:acceptor oxidoreductase subunit alpha: MANINTEQLLEVTIKFAGDSGDGMQLTGTEFTTNTALTGSDLATFPDFPAEIRAPQGTLPGVSGYQLHFGSKLIFTPGDTCDVLVAMNVAALKANLSTLKKGGIIIADIAGFDSKNQRLAKSATNPLEDNSLNEYRIIQMDITKLTRDCLKDLQLGTKEKDRSKNMFVLGFLYWMYNRTMDSTLFFLENKFKKQPDILEANLRALKAGYYFGDTTETFTSRYEIKAAPMASGRYRSIMGNQALVIGLITAARKANLTMFYGSYPITPASDILHGLAQYKHYGVTTFQAEDEIAAICSAIGAAYGGSLAVTGTSGPGMALKAEGMGLAVMLELPLVICNIQRGGPSTGLPTKTEQADLLQALYGRNGECPMPVLAAKSPSDCFYVAIEACRIAIEYMTPVILLSDGYIANGAEPWLFPNSEDIPPIQPHFKKELEENEVFMPYKRDENHVRPWAIPGIKGLQHRVGGLEKEENTGNISYGPANHEYMVKIREAKVEKIADFLPLQTIDSGPSSGKLLVLGWGSTYGAIKSAVTELNEQGFEVAHAHLRYIRPLPKNLGEILRNYEKVLIPEINAGQLVKIIRDQYLIPAYRFNKIQGLPLFKYELINAIRDLLES; encoded by the coding sequence ATGGCAAATATAAACACTGAGCAATTGCTGGAAGTAACCATTAAGTTTGCGGGCGATTCCGGAGACGGAATGCAGTTAACCGGAACTGAATTTACGACCAATACGGCATTAACCGGAAGCGACCTTGCTACTTTTCCCGATTTTCCTGCTGAAATCCGTGCACCCCAAGGCACATTGCCCGGTGTTTCGGGGTATCAGTTGCATTTTGGAAGCAAATTGATTTTTACACCCGGAGACACATGCGATGTGTTGGTTGCCATGAATGTTGCAGCATTAAAAGCTAACCTCAGCACGTTAAAAAAGGGAGGCATCATCATTGCCGATATTGCAGGTTTTGACTCCAAAAATCAAAGACTTGCCAAAAGCGCAACCAATCCTTTGGAAGATAACAGCCTGAACGAATACCGGATTATTCAAATGGACATAACCAAGCTGACAAGAGATTGTCTGAAAGATTTGCAACTTGGCACCAAAGAAAAAGACCGTTCTAAAAACATGTTTGTTTTAGGATTTTTGTATTGGATGTATAACCGAACGATGGATAGCACCCTCTTTTTTTTAGAGAACAAGTTTAAAAAACAACCTGATATTTTAGAGGCTAATCTTCGTGCGCTGAAAGCAGGGTATTATTTTGGCGATACGACCGAAACTTTTACTTCTCGTTATGAAATAAAAGCCGCCCCGATGGCATCCGGCCGATACCGGAGTATTATGGGCAATCAGGCTTTGGTTATCGGATTGATTACAGCTGCACGCAAAGCAAATTTAACAATGTTTTATGGATCTTATCCAATAACTCCGGCATCCGACATTTTGCACGGGCTGGCACAATATAAGCATTACGGAGTAACTACGTTTCAGGCCGAAGATGAGATAGCAGCGATTTGTTCAGCAATCGGGGCGGCTTATGGTGGCAGTTTAGCTGTTACAGGCACTTCAGGACCCGGTATGGCCCTGAAAGCAGAAGGAATGGGCCTGGCAGTTATGCTCGAATTGCCTTTGGTTATTTGTAATATCCAACGCGGAGGACCTTCGACGGGATTGCCTACCAAAACTGAACAGGCGGATTTACTTCAAGCACTGTATGGCAGGAATGGTGAATGTCCGATGCCTGTTTTAGCCGCAAAATCTCCATCAGATTGCTTTTATGTAGCCATTGAAGCCTGCAGAATTGCTATTGAATACATGACTCCGGTTATTTTGTTAAGTGATGGGTATATTGCCAATGGTGCCGAACCCTGGCTTTTTCCGAATTCTGAAGATATCCCACCCATCCAACCCCATTTTAAAAAAGAATTAGAGGAGAATGAAGTATTTATGCCCTATAAACGCGATGAAAACCATGTACGCCCCTGGGCAATTCCGGGTATAAAAGGGTTGCAACACCGCGTCGGTGGGTTAGAAAAAGAAGAAAACACCGGAAATATCTCTTACGGTCCGGCTAATCATGAGTATATGGTTAAAATACGAGAAGCGAAAGTAGAAAAAATTGCAGATTTTCTGCCGCTTCAAACCATAGATTCGGGTCCCTCTTCCGGAAAATTATTGGTGTTAGGTTGGGGGTCAACTTATGGCGCTATAAAATCTGCGGTAACAGAATTGAACGAACAAGGCTTTGAAGTGGCTCATGCTCATTTGCGATACATACGTCCGTTGCCGAAAAATTTAGGTGAAATTTTAAGAAATTACGAAAAAGTGCTCATCCCTGAGATTAATGCCGGTCAGTTGGTAAAAATTATACGCGATCAGTATTTAATTCCGGCTTATCGGTTCAACAAAATCCAAGGTCTGCCGTTGTTTAAATACGAACTCATCAACGCAATACGGGATCTTTTAGAAAGTTAA